AACCGCCCTGTTCCTGTTGAATGGGGCCCTGGTAATGATACGGATATAATCGAGCTTGAGGCTCCGTAGTAGCAAAGGGATGATACGGCTGTTGAATCTGCCGTTGCATCATGGCATATTGCTGCCCGTATGGAATTTGCGTCAGCTGTGGCGAGGTCTGCGGGCTGTTGGGGTAGAACATACAGCAGAGGGAATCAAATGgaaaatgataacaatagtattaataataataaacagtaACTAATAATGTTAATAATAGTGGCAATCGTAGAAGCGATAGGTAGCGGAGGTACCCACAGTAAtggcagtaataataataacaatatatataaaaatataatatgtatatttgtattACCCTACTGCTCTTggtcttttcttcttcttcttcttccgttcTCTTAATATTTCAAAAGGTGTGTAATAGGAGTATAGGCGTGTTATTAACtgtattgttttttattgtcTTTCCTGTTGTTCCTTCCGTGACTGGAGCTGCATATCAAtaccgacaaaaaaaaaaggaaaagaaggaaaagaaggaaagaaggaaaaaaggaatggcATAACGGAAAAGACTGGTGAATGAAGTTGAGTTTCCGCATATAAGTGAGACAGTTGGCTCCTACACATTTGTGATTATGTaaattcatttattttagCTTTAAATTGTGTATATATTCTGaagaatataaaaataaacaaatgaaaTTAAATacgtaaataaaaatacactCGCACGAAACATGCCGAAACTATGAAAGCTCTCAATCGCGGCGCGGAAGttgaaggaagaactgacACAACTTCGCCtccccaccccccccccacaccccatattattattattattattatttaaaaaatataaacaaaagaggggggTTTTCGCTGAGGGGTTGCACTGTCAGGTTTATGTGATGATTTAAAAGGAAAGCGAAAgcgaaagcgaaaaaaaaaaagaaaatgcgcGAAGCAGGAGGGAAATAACGTACAAATGAACAATTTATCGGCCACGATGGAACTAAACGgaaattttttaaagagTAGCCATCATGTTAATGCcaaagataaacaaaacattttGCAACATAATAAAACGTCAAAACGGCAGAACACATATCCAACATGGCATTTGTGAAAATACAGAACGTAGTAGTAAAATACATGCACATAATTACGCGGGTCGTGGAAGGTgacaatgaaaaaagaaaaaacaataatctGTCACATGAAGCTACTATGGATAGGGTAAGTGAAATTATAATCGTACAGAACGAGCggaggcaacaaaaaaaaaataatcaaaatTCAGAGCTccatgaaggggaaaaaatttttcaaaaaaaataataataatataaaccTCATTTTTCAATGGCTGCGGAGAGGCACATGCGCTCCACAGATGTGAGAAAAACGTCCAACAGTTCCCTCACGTTACGGAGCTCCACAGCGACATTAAAATCCAGTGCCCGAAGCATTTCCCGCTCAACACGCGCGGTCGTTTTGCAAAGATACCGTTGCATCTGCGTTGAAgcataaggaagaagggtTACCAAATACTCAAATGTTACTGCGGCATCGGCGTGCCACTTTAGCGCAAGACCATATGCCACAAAAAGATTCCTCCAAGTGTTACCaagaaaaaagcgaaagGACGGGTAATTTGATATtacattatcattactattactattgttaGCAATAGCAGTAGCAGCAGAAGCCACGTCACCGGAGTGGTAAGCGGCCACAGAGTCTGAAATTCGTTCCCGTCCCCGATGTGTGTGAAGTGCGTACTGAAGATGAAGTTTATCAATAATACCAAAAGCAATCAACCACGCCGCACTGTCCAAGTTCTCAACAGCGTCATATAAATAAGTGAACATAACCTCTAGTGAAGCCCCTTTACCAAATGTACTCTGCCAAATCCCATCATCCGGTATTTGTGTTGAGGTTAATTTACGCTTCGCCACGCGACCATCATTCGTATCCACGACGAATGGCAATGTGCCATCAGGAGCAGCTGCCGTTGAAGTTCCCTCAGATCCCAAAGGCCGCCGATAACTGTCAAGAAGTCTTCCCCAAAGTGTAAAGAGAGTTTTACCAATGAGAGCAATGTTACCACTCCAGCGGATAATGTTGGGGGACTTTATGGTAAAATCAGCTGCTGATTCTTCAAATCCAGACGATCCCCGCCGCCGTCGCCGGACTGGACGGCAGTCCACTTGAGCTTCATAATCATCGTTGGAAAGTTTAAAAAGTGTACGAGGCATAGATGtaattttcctcttccttctttcccctttttttcttttttgcttccctcacgcactttttcttcctttcttctttcgccTTTATTATTGCCCCCTCCCCTGTACTTTTCAAAATAGATCTCAGAAGATTACTCCAGAGTTCGAGcggctttgttttttttttaattattattattattattatctgtTGTCctgtctgtttcttttttctcttttctattttccttttaagtttgtgtgtgcgtctgTCTGCCTGTCTAATATATTGTACTGCACgcaagaggaggaggaggaggaggaggaggagaaaaacataaatgagCATAGGAAAAAAGATATGTGGATTTTATCGACTTAATACCAATACGCGGAAAGGAATGCGCGCGGCAAAGCGTCAACGAAGCAACATTAGCGGCAGTAAATTTTTTGTGAAGTGCAtcaggggaaaaagagaagggagagggaaatatGAAGTGGCGTAACGGCAATAAAACAGCCCTCAACTAAATcacaagtaaataaaaacgtatatatatatatatatatagatattgGGGGGGAGCAACGAAAcaatataagaaaaaagatgaaaaaaaaaaacaccgcctGCTGCCAccattccccctccctcctcccGTCCACCTCTCTACATCGCGTTACTtctacagttttttttttcctccaaacATCTTCGCCCTCCATCTGCCAAAGCGTCAAATTCTGTGGGGCCACCGCAACGCTGAAACGCGCCTTAACCCCACACGACAAGTACACATAAACACAGGCGGCAAagttgaaggaaggaagaaaaaaaagaaagagagagaaagggaaaggtggaaagaaataggaagaaaaagcTAGAAATACATACACGCACATACGCGTACGAAAATGGTGGTACAAATGGCGGGCCACTAGTTATTGCTAActaaatgtatatatatcatttttttttttttttggactGCTCCCACGTAGACGTGTTTCTGCATTTTGTACATATTTGGTGAAATATAGGGAAAGAGGTGAGAGTgccgccacacacacacacacacacaccacctcCGAAACGTCTTATCGTCTTGAAGATCTCTGAGGAGATCCCAGTGGAGATCTTGAGGGGGATTTCCCTGACGACCGCGACGTCGGGGTCCGCAAGACGGCATTCCTGGCAGAGATTCCCAATTTAACCTCCAACTCCTTTCGGGCCAGTTCCAGCGTGGCGAGTTTATCACCCTCATACTGGCAGGCTTTCATTTCCCGATTACGATCTTCTTCTGCAATGCTGAGTTCTGTCAAGAGTGGCCGCAGTCGTGCCGCCTCCGCCTCTTCCAGTTGCTTTAGTTGCCGCCGCACACGATCCATTTCACGGTTAGCTCGCTCCACACGATCCCTCTCCTGCTGCAATCGTGCCTCCATGTTGGACATGCGAGCGTTGATGGTTGCCATCCCATTCGATACACGTTCTTCTGTGCGATGCAAAACCTCCTCTGCAGCATACATACGCCCCTGCACTGTGGCGAGTGTCTTCTCAATATCCACAATGTCACGGCGAGCCTTTTCAACCGTAACGCGGGCCTCTTCTTTGCGCCGCAGTAACTGTTCACTGCGGTCCTTGATGATGCGACGCTCCATTTCAATTTCATCTTCAGCCTGAGCCAGCTCTTTCTCCTTGAAGGAAAGACCCTCCACCTCCGCCTTCAGTTTCGGTACAACAAGACCTTTGTTTGTCTCTGCGTTCCGTGCAAGCGTTGCACGGATACCAAGAAGGCACTTGTATCGGAAATCGTTATATGTAATATCCATATTCTCCAGCGAAGTGTTGCTCCGCAGTTGTTCATCTAATAAATCTCCCGTTACATTTGACATGCAGTTGCGTCGGAGCCTGAGCTCACGGAGCGTACTGTTGCTTTTAAGAAACATAGCAATTGCTGATCCGCCCTCATCCATAATGTTATTGCATGACAGGTCCAGGCTAACTAGTCCCTTATTGGTTTTCAAAGCCTCTGCTATGCATATTGTCGCCGCATCTCTGAGTTTATTTCTCGACAGGTCAAGGTGCTGCAGTGTGGCATTCGTTGAGAGCCCTGTGACAAAGGGCTGGCCATCTGTTTCCCTAATTTCACACGACGCCATGTGCAGTGACTTCAGTCCCTTGTTCTCCGCGAGACCCTCCAAAATAAACTTTGAAGCAGAACCGAAGCAATTCAAAGAAATTCGAAGCTGCTTCAGAGCTGATGATACCGTCAATACCTTCTGTATGGCTTTGGCGGAATTTGTGCTCAAGTCGTTGCTCTCGATGTTGAGAAACTCGATTCGGTCCTCACCATTTTCAACAGCGGCGGCAATGGCGCGGAATATTACCATACCACCACTATCCGTCAGATTGTTCCTTTGAAGGGATAAGTGGGTGATGCAGGAACTCTCTAATACATCAGCAATTATCTTCGCACCCTCATAGCCCAAGTTATTGACGGAAATATCCAAATGCGTTAGGCTCTCATTCCCATCAAGACCAGAAGCAATATGGGAAATACCGGCATGGCCTAAACCGTTGCAACCGAGGTTGAGTTTCGCTAGTACCTTATTGGATTTAAGAACGTTACCTATTGCCTTCGCACCCTCGGTGGCGATGTGGTTTCCGTTAATACCTGAGTGTGCTCCCACGTCAAGTGAAATAATCGTGTTATTCTCAAGTAATGCATCGGCAAGCGCCTCACCGCCAATGTGACCAATATCATTTGAACGAAGTCCGACATGTACGAGAGTCCTATTGACGCTAATGAGCTTGGCAATAAAACAAGCACCCTCATCCAGCAGACGGTTCCCGCTTAGGTCAAGAATTGTATATTTGTTATTTGATGACAAAATGTGGGCAATGGCCTCCGCGCTCATTGGCCCGAGTCCACTCTCCCTCAGGCAAAAGAACTTTCCTTTGCAATTTGCACTAATAAGTTCCATAAACCGCATCTTGCGCTCCCACGACGGCGGCAAGGCCTGGTCCAAACACTTCGCCTGATAGAGGAGCTGAAGATCCTCGACGGAAAAGTCGACTTCGTCTTGACTACATGTCTGAAGGGTACCGCATCCGAGTAGCTCCtcaaaagaaatgaagttGGCAGCGTACGGAAGCCCCTTGGGCAAAATTCGCGGAAGGCGGGTAGACGATGTGGTTTGATCCTGCAGAAACGTTCGgcgcccttttgttttgtggttgTACAAATATGTCTGGGGTGGCGCAGCAAATACTACGGGCTCCGTTTCGGTCTCGCTCCTTAAAAGCCTGGAGTTTCTTCCGAAATCAAATGTCTCCGTGAGGCTCTGCGAGCTCTCTTTCACAGCACCTACAACCATAGCTGCAGTAACCAATTTCAATGCTTCTACAaatctaatatatatatatatatatatatatatacgtttaCGTGCCTGCGTATGCTTGcgaccacacgcacacactcaATCACTAAACTCACCTGCGCCGCCTAACAATTCCTTGCATAATAAATGAGTGATTTGAATCAGAAGCATTacagcgaagaaaaaaaagaaaaaaacaatcaaaaaTCAGCATTAATACTAAGAAAGGTCCTTCACAACTCACGAATGGCCACACCAACAGAGgtgaaataataaaagtggaaaggaaaaataaagaaaaaaaatgtcacagcagtaagggaaaaaaatgttttaaCCTCAGCCACCTTACGGTAATCTGCTCAATACCATCAAAAGATAAGtatttaaaatataaaaaaaatgagtgtaTATATTAAAGAGAAGAATAAGAATACAGATCTGCACACAGTACCCTCTTCCTCTCACCCACCATAACCCTTCTCCCTATAACATTCtctgtcgttgttgttgttgttttgtttgtttttttaataatatcCATATTCGTCTCTCtccatacttttttttttaaacggAGGCCAGGAGTACCCAGCCCACCCATACACAACGCTTCGCTGGGCCATCATTAACATCAGATGCGCCAACTGCACTACTTCTCCCTACAGACTTCTCCTAACCTCTGCATTCTCATCGTTAATTTCTTTTAATTCgtctttcttgtttgttgcgggcttttctttttttttttaatgattgctctgatgtttgtttgtttacttgttttttttcccctctctctccttttaaCTTTCGAATTTGCGCATTGCGCGGGGTCTCAGCAAACGCGTGTGGAAGCGAACACTAAGTCGTGGAACATCTGCTTCGAGGGATTTCTGGCGACGTGGACGCACGGCTTGCCCTCACCGCTGGCACGTGGAGTTCGGCCTTCGCTCTTCCCTTTACTGACGTCCACATCCAAAGCAACCGGTTCGAGTGTGGCAATAGTGGGCTCCAAAATATACGCCGCTGTCAGCGCATCCCAGGCGTAATAGGCGTCACCATCACGCAATATTTCCTCATGAGTAGACATGGCCCACATGGTACCAACCATCTGCGAAAGGAGGTATTGATTTTGCGCACCAAAACCCTTTACGTCGACGGAGCGGACGGGAACGGTGTTGGTGGCGTCAAGCGAGAAGAGAACACAGCGGATGTTGGGGCAGCACAATACCTTTTTGGCTGCCGGTGGGTCCCAGTAGATGTTCCACTCGGCACTGCCATCAGTGgtggggaggaaaacatTCCCACCCACATCAACTGCACCACCCATGATGACGCATTCCTCCACCTTCGATGTGAATGCCTCACCGTATTTCTCAATGCACCAAGCcatgttggaaagtggtccCGTAACGCAGACGGTTACCTTCTCCTTTGACTTCATCACGAGATCGGCGAGCAGCTGCTGGCCATTGTGCGCCTCATTCTCAGGCTTCAGCTTCTCCCACAGCGCAACGTCCTCGACAATATTGAGGAATGGCATATCATCCAAGTTTTTCGCGCTGAAGCGCCACTCGGTTGGGAACGCATTCACCGCAGTGGCGGTTGACTTTCCAATAGGAAAGAGGGGCGTTTTGATGAGCCTGTGCATGGCACACATGATCTTTCCCGTCACATCAAATCCGTTTTCAACGAAGCAATCAGCATCAGTGCAGATACAACCAATTAGGTTCACCTTCTTAGGGTTGGAAAGCAACAGAATCATGGCCACGAAGTCATCCTTGTTACCATCATGGTCGAGGATCACTGTTTTcgccatttttgttttgttttgttttgttgtttttgctttgtcaACTGGCTATGTGAACCTGATCGGTCTTTGCTAGAGACTACTTAGCGTgtctctctccctttcccgTGTTTTGACTTGGAAAACTGTTAGTAAATGGCTCTTTTCGCTTTATCTGTGGTGTGTGCAAAACTACCGAGCGTTCATGAGAACAATTATAAAaagcaagagaaaaagaaaacaaaataaaacatgtAACATGACATACAGGAAGTAGGAAAATAACGATAATGGTCTTGTTTATGAGAACAAGTAAGCCATAGAGAGAATGGAGTGGCGCGCAAAAGTAAAGACTGGATCGTTCAAAAGAATGACGCAACGGGAAATTATACAC
Above is a window of Trypanosoma brucei brucei TREU927 chromosome 3, complete sequence DNA encoding:
- a CDS encoding inosine-adenosine-guanosine-nucleoside hydrolase (identical to GP:2645495: inosine-adenosine-guanosine-nucleoside hydrolase; IAG-nucleoside hydrolase {Trypanosoma brucei brucei}), whose amino-acid sequence is MAKTVILDHDGNKDDFVAMILLLSNPKKVNLIGCICTDADCFVENGFDVTGKIMCAMHRLIKTPLFPIGKSTATAVNAFPTEWRFSAKNLDDMPFLNIVEDVALWEKLKPENEAHNGQQLLADLVMKSKEKVTVCVTGPLSNMAWCIEKYGEAFTSKVEECVIMGGAVDVGGNVFLPTTDGSAEWNIYWDPPAAKKVLCCPNIRCVLFSLDATNTVPVRSVDVKGFGAQNQYLLSQMVGTMWAMSTHEEILRDGDAYYAWDALTAAYILEPTIATLEPVALDVDVSKGKSEGRTPRASGEGKPCVHVARNPSKQMFHDLVFASTRVC